The region CTTCATTAAAGCGCATTATCGAATGACGATATGCTAAATCTGAATTGCCTATAGTCAGTGCCGCAATATATACAGCAAGCAATCCACTTGCATCCACAAGTGACGTCACACTATATGCTAGAAAGGCAAAAGCAAGTGCATACAAAGGATAAAGTCCACCAGAATCCAGGTTTATTCGATTAAGTGAAAAACTGCCCAGCTTACCAACGATAATACCGAAAAGAAATCCGATCCCCATTTGCCAGAAAAACGTCCAAATAAGTGAAACAAATCCTGATTGTTCCTGCGTAATTAATTGGATAACGGAAAGTGTTAAAAACATGGCCATCGGATCATTGGATCCTGATTCTGCTTCAAGCGTTGACTTTAAATTACCCTTAATGTTCTTATCTTTTAATACAGCAAATACAGCAGCTGCATCTGTAGATCCAACAATGGATCCAATAAGTAATCCCTGCAGCCAGGTAATATCCAGGATAAACTTTGCAGCAAGGGCAACGACAAGCGCGGTAACAATTACACCAAGTGTTGCAAGTGAAAGCGAAGAAGGCAATATAGGTTTTATGGTGTTCCACTCCGTATTCAATCCACCTTCGAACAGAATGATAACGAGTGCAATCACACCGATTAACTGAGCAACTGAGGCATTATCGAAGTAAAAAATATCCAAGCCGTCACTGCCGGTAAGCATGCCGACAAGGATAAACAGGACAAGTGAGGGTACACCCAGTCTCGCCGAAAATTTTGTAACAATAACACTGGTTATTAACAGCAATGCAACAACAAAAATAAACTGATTAGACATCAAAATTTCTTGAATCATAACAACGCTCCAGAATGAAACTTCAAATTTTCCTTTAGTATACCAAACATTAGTCTATATATTGAAATAAGTGCTTGCTATCGTACAATTTAACTCGTATTTGTGCTCACTGATTAACAATTCTTTCATAAGCTATAGTGACTAAATAAATTCCCTTCAATCTGCAGCTCTATGACAGCAAGGAGGGGTTAACATTTGAAGGACAACGAGTACAAACCGAAGCAATTATTGACTAAACGAGAAAAAGAAGTATTTGAACTCCTAGTACAAGATAAGACAACAAAAGAAATTGCCCAGGAATTGTTTATATCGGAAAAGACTGTCCGTAACCACATTTCAAATGCTATGCAAAAGTTAGGAGTCAAGGGGCGATCACAGGCTGTAGTAGAGCTCCTTCGTATGGGGGAATTAAAGCTCTAAATAAGCCCGGCTTTCATATATTGAAAGCCGGGTTTATTAGCTGAATAATCGTGTGAAGCGTCTATTTATTAATCATGGAATTAACCAGCTCTTCTGCCAGTACCTTAGCGGAAAGTACACCGCCAAATACCGGAGTGTCGCCAGGGATCTGATGGATTTTGCCAGATTTGACAAAGCTTAATTGCTCCCAAACAGGATTTCCTTTAAGCTGATTTTCAAAAATGTTGTCATCCTTTTGTACAATATAAAGGAAATGAGGATTTTCTTCCTGGAACTTTTGCAGAGCCTCAACTCCTGTCTGTGTGAAACCATATGGCTCTGTTTTTTCTGATTCATACATATTTTCAAACCCGAGTCGTTTCATTACCTGTGACACAATTGAGTTCTCCGCATACAGCCGTAAAACAGGAGCATTCTGAGTTGTAAAAGCCAATGCTGAAATATATTCGGTCCCTTTTAAACCTGATTCCTCCACAATTTGTTTCTGCTTATCATAAAATTGATTCAGTTTCGCTATTTCCTTTTTTGCTTTTTCTTTTTTATCAACAATTTTCGCAACCATTTTAAATTCCCTGAGCATTTCTTTATATAAATTTTGGGAACCCTTTTCACTATACGGTGCAAATGTTACTGTCGGGGCGATTTTCTTCAATTGTCCAAGAATCTTCTCATGTCTGAACTTCGCAGCAATAATCAAGTCAGGATCCAATCGGGAAATAGCTTCAAGATTTGGTTCCTGCCGGGTACCAACATCTTTCACACGATCAGAAAGGTCTCTTTCTATGTTTATCCAATCGTTGTATCCATCAATATTGGGAACTCCTGCAGGCTGCATCCCCAACGCAAGTAAATGCTCTGCGAAAAACCACTCCAGAACTACGATCTTTTTGGGTGTACCTTCAATCGTTTGTTTTCCCATCGAATCTTCAATGATAAAAGTCCTTTCCTGCTTTCCACTGGTATTTCCCTTATCATTTGTACCCGAATTTTCATCATCTGTGCCATTACATGCAGACAATAATACAAGAATTAATATACTGATTATGACCAACCATTTTTTCATCCTGCTCCTCCTTTTCATCATCAAATCAATCTTACAGCTTTGGCATAATATGTATTGAGCTGTAACCAGACTTATAATTGATAATGATTATCAGTTTCATT is a window of Virgibacillus ihumii DNA encoding:
- a CDS encoding potassium/proton antiporter; this translates as MIQEILMSNQFIFVVALLLITSVIVTKFSARLGVPSLVLFILVGMLTGSDGLDIFYFDNASVAQLIGVIALVIILFEGGLNTEWNTIKPILPSSLSLATLGVIVTALVVALAAKFILDITWLQGLLIGSIVGSTDAAAVFAVLKDKNIKGNLKSTLEAESGSNDPMAMFLTLSVIQLITQEQSGFVSLIWTFFWQMGIGFLFGIIVGKLGSFSLNRINLDSGGLYPLYALAFAFLAYSVTSLVDASGLLAVYIAALTIGNSDLAYRHSIMRFNEGFAWMAQIIMFVILGLFVSPSQLFQWQYIINGLLISVILIFVARPVAVFLTLMKSQYNLKEKSFLSWAGLRGAVPIVLAIFPMLADIDNSQIMFNMVFFVVLTSTLVQGSTITYLAAKLGLEDEARERPAHSLELISMGKTNSEMIEYDVTEKNIVNGKSLEELDFPDSALVNAIIRDGEVVTPNGQTVIQENDVLYILVSRKHKKQLISALKAEA
- a CDS encoding helix-turn-helix domain-containing protein — protein: MKDNEYKPKQLLTKREKEVFELLVQDKTTKEIAQELFISEKTVRNHISNAMQKLGVKGRSQAVVELLRMGELKL
- a CDS encoding ABC transporter substrate-binding protein; translated protein: MKKWLVIISILILVLLSACNGTDDENSGTNDKGNTSGKQERTFIIEDSMGKQTIEGTPKKIVVLEWFFAEHLLALGMQPAGVPNIDGYNDWINIERDLSDRVKDVGTRQEPNLEAISRLDPDLIIAAKFRHEKILGQLKKIAPTVTFAPYSEKGSQNLYKEMLREFKMVAKIVDKKEKAKKEIAKLNQFYDKQKQIVEESGLKGTEYISALAFTTQNAPVLRLYAENSIVSQVMKRLGFENMYESEKTEPYGFTQTGVEALQKFQEENPHFLYIVQKDDNIFENQLKGNPVWEQLSFVKSGKIHQIPGDTPVFGGVLSAKVLAEELVNSMINK